Proteins encoded by one window of Flagellimonas lutaonensis:
- a CDS encoding tetratricopeptide repeat protein, producing the protein MKIEYLVESILFVIKSVKILLLLISICTYSQSRIDSHLQELTTLPQDSTKIQAYLDLSWAFLRKDLEASLRYADSAEQLSEKLELLSFLAESNRVKSFALSGMGKYDEAETGLDKALSLFSRLDNQKMIVDTKVEFGWLKQIQSQYEAAMEYYMEALPLAEELHYKNNEARIHSYMGGIYKIQKQYVKAIDHYRTALGIVENLNIKPGISACLTNIASTYNEMGTYDSALVYNKRALFLKKELGDDLGTGRVLNNLGVVYNNLESFDEAERSFSEAFSYAKKVNNPKLIATVQYGMVSSVFGKGEYQKSIELAKELLGSIDSLADLDLKVKIHQKMAKAYEKMGDYQNAYLNASKGQILSDSLYNERILKVTNDLEAKYQNEQKTKEIALLASEKELQTLQLNKRENERNAIIALAVLALLISGLLYNQYRIKQKTNNELQALDKAKSNFFANISHEFRTPLTLIKGPIEQLEQNPDEKLDREDIKMIRRNTNRVLGLVNQLLDLSRIDQGSLKLKATEGDIYKCLRAAASSFNSHAAQRNMDFRVSIPDGILWAAFDRDKLEKIVYNLLSNAFKFSDDGELVTFGANYGNGELNIQVSDSGRGISEEKLPFIFDRFYQVDSGSTKEREGSGIGLSLSKDLVELMDGTITVSSEEGKGTYFTVQIPIEKIETRQSKSKKMTKPIAKDFPKAQTSDLAKADKRNLPKVLLVEDNEDMRQFIKGHLQKDYLIQEAVNGQDGLKKAVSNPPDLVVTDLMMPKMDGIDLCKQLKTKVETSHIPIIMLTARAGVENKIEGLETGADDYLTKPFAANELLARAKNLIQQRQKLRELFSKSKATVDPKEIAVNSIDQKFLEQVLELLEKEHSDPAFGVSQMQKELAMSKTQLHRKLKALTNETPGELLRNFRLKRAAQLLSQKADTVTQIAYQVGFNNLSYFAKCFKERFGVSPSSY; encoded by the coding sequence TTGAAAATTGAATATCTTGTAGAGTCAATTCTTTTCGTGATCAAGTCGGTAAAAATATTGCTTCTTCTAATCTCGATTTGTACGTATTCCCAATCGAGAATCGACAGCCATTTACAAGAACTAACCACTTTGCCCCAAGACAGCACCAAAATACAAGCATATCTCGATTTGTCTTGGGCTTTTCTGAGGAAGGATTTGGAAGCATCGCTTCGATATGCCGATAGTGCTGAGCAGCTATCGGAAAAGCTAGAATTGCTTTCATTTTTGGCCGAATCGAATAGAGTCAAAAGTTTTGCATTATCTGGTATGGGCAAATACGATGAAGCGGAAACAGGTCTTGACAAAGCTCTTTCATTGTTTTCAAGATTGGACAATCAGAAAATGATAGTCGATACCAAGGTTGAGTTTGGATGGCTCAAGCAAATACAATCACAATATGAAGCGGCTATGGAATATTATATGGAAGCGCTGCCATTGGCCGAAGAACTCCATTATAAAAATAACGAGGCGAGAATCCATAGTTATATGGGGGGCATTTATAAAATTCAAAAACAATATGTAAAAGCAATCGACCATTATCGCACGGCCCTTGGCATTGTTGAAAATCTCAATATAAAACCGGGCATTTCGGCTTGCTTGACCAATATCGCCTCAACTTATAATGAGATGGGTACGTATGACAGTGCACTTGTTTACAACAAAAGGGCTTTGTTTCTAAAAAAAGAACTAGGTGATGACTTAGGTACAGGAAGGGTGCTGAACAATCTTGGGGTGGTCTACAACAATTTAGAATCATTTGATGAGGCTGAAAGAAGTTTTTCCGAGGCTTTTTCATATGCTAAAAAGGTAAACAATCCTAAACTCATCGCCACCGTTCAATATGGAATGGTATCGTCTGTTTTTGGTAAGGGGGAATATCAAAAAAGTATTGAATTGGCAAAAGAATTACTTGGTTCAATTGATTCTTTGGCAGATTTGGATTTGAAGGTAAAAATACATCAGAAAATGGCCAAAGCATATGAGAAGATGGGTGACTATCAAAATGCTTATTTGAATGCCTCAAAGGGCCAAATTTTATCAGATAGTCTGTATAATGAAAGGATACTGAAGGTTACAAATGATTTGGAGGCTAAGTACCAAAATGAACAAAAAACCAAGGAAATCGCTCTTTTGGCATCGGAGAAAGAATTGCAGACCCTGCAACTGAACAAAAGGGAAAACGAACGAAACGCCATCATCGCCCTAGCGGTTTTGGCCTTGCTGATTTCCGGCCTGTTATATAACCAATACCGCATCAAGCAAAAGACCAACAATGAATTGCAGGCACTTGACAAGGCTAAGTCTAACTTTTTCGCCAACATCTCCCACGAGTTTAGAACGCCCTTGACCTTGATCAAGGGCCCCATTGAGCAATTGGAACAAAATCCCGATGAGAAATTGGACAGGGAGGACATTAAGATGATTCGCCGCAATACCAACCGGGTCTTGGGGCTGGTCAACCAACTTTTAGATTTGTCACGGATAGACCAGGGAAGCTTGAAGCTCAAGGCCACAGAGGGCGATATATATAAATGCCTTAGGGCGGCAGCCTCTTCCTTCAACTCGCACGCCGCGCAACGGAACATGGATTTTAGGGTCTCGATTCCCGATGGTATCCTATGGGCGGCCTTTGACCGTGACAAATTGGAAAAGATTGTGTACAATTTATTGAGCAACGCATTTAAGTTCAGCGATGATGGGGAATTGGTAACTTTTGGGGCTAATTATGGAAATGGAGAATTGAACATTCAGGTCTCGGATTCGGGTAGGGGCATCTCCGAAGAAAAACTTCCCTTTATTTTTGATCGGTTTTACCAAGTTGATAGTGGTTCCACAAAAGAACGTGAAGGTTCGGGTATCGGTCTCTCACTTTCAAAAGATCTGGTCGAACTGATGGATGGTACCATCACTGTGTCAAGCGAAGAGGGTAAAGGCACCTATTTTACGGTGCAGATTCCTATCGAAAAAATAGAGACGCGGCAATCAAAGTCGAAAAAAATGACAAAACCCATCGCCAAGGATTTCCCCAAAGCTCAAACGTCGGATCTTGCAAAAGCGGACAAACGAAACCTGCCCAAAGTGCTGTTGGTCGAAGACAATGAAGACATGCGGCAGTTTATTAAAGGGCATCTGCAGAAAGACTACCTGATCCAAGAGGCGGTCAATGGACAGGATGGACTGAAAAAAGCCGTTTCGAATCCACCCGATTTGGTGGTCACCGACCTGATGATGCCCAAAATGGATGGCATAGACCTCTGCAAACAACTGAAAACAAAGGTAGAGACCAGCCATATTCCCATCATCATGCTCACCGCTCGGGCAGGGGTCGAGAACAAGATAGAGGGCCTTGAAACCGGGGCCGATGATTACCTGACCAAACCTTTTGCGGCCAACGAACTACTGGCACGTGCCAAAAACCTTATCCAGCAACGACAAAAACTTCGGGAACTGTTTTCCAAGAGCAAGGCAACCGTGGACCCAAAGGAAATCGCGGTGAATTCCATTGACCAAAAATTTTTGGAACAGGTATTGGAGTTGTTGGAAAAGGAACATTCAGATCCGGCTTTCGGGGTTTCGCAAATGCAGAAAGAACTCGCCATGAGCAAAACCCAGTTGCACAGAAAGCTAAAGGCCCTTACCAACGAGACCCCGGGCGAACTGCTCAGAAACTTCAGGTTGAAGCGTGCCGCGCAGTTACTTTCGCAAAAGGCCGATACGGTGACCCAAATTGCCTACCAAGTGGGCTTCAACAACCTTTCCTATTTCGCCAAGTGCTTTAAGGAGCGCTTTGGGGTTTCCCCCTCTTCGTATTGA
- a CDS encoding porin family protein: MKKLIVFAVLVAFGHTMGNAQDLAFGAKAGLNLSTLQPELTDSRTVFHLGGVAEISLTDVFSVQPELLYSAHGAKDQNDSNNDEIFKIDYLTLPIMAKYYVYDGLSVEAGPQVGFLLSSKQEDNGETDDLKDVTKSTDIGFALGVGYKLENGLNFGLRYYLGSDVNDIDEDTEEFKNRVFQISVGYFF; the protein is encoded by the coding sequence ATGAAAAAATTGATTGTTTTCGCAGTACTGGTTGCCTTTGGTCACACCATGGGCAACGCTCAAGACCTTGCTTTCGGTGCCAAGGCAGGCCTGAACCTTTCCACGCTTCAACCCGAATTGACCGATAGCAGAACAGTCTTCCATTTGGGGGGAGTGGCCGAAATTTCCCTGACGGATGTTTTTTCCGTCCAACCCGAATTGCTCTATTCAGCACACGGTGCCAAAGATCAAAACGACAGTAATAATGACGAGATCTTTAAAATAGATTATCTCACTTTGCCCATTATGGCCAAATATTATGTTTACGATGGTCTAAGTGTCGAAGCAGGCCCGCAAGTAGGTTTTTTGCTTTCTTCAAAACAAGAGGACAATGGCGAAACGGACGACTTGAAAGATGTTACAAAGTCAACGGATATTGGTTTCGCTCTGGGCGTTGGTTACAAACTGGAAAACGGACTGAATTTTGGCCTACGGTATTATTTAGGGTCGGATGTCAATGATATTGATGAGGACACCGAAGAATTCAAGAACAGGGTGTTCCAGATTTCCGTAGGGTACTTTTTTTAG
- a CDS encoding kelch repeat-containing protein: protein MKNKAKSRCNALVGMIFLTLLLSCSNDDGGNEPPQAENSPPEAFDLIGVTDNAVGVDVTPTFSWQAANDPDGDSVSYDLYLGTETEPNTLFAENISSTSFTVQNRLSLITEYHWKVVAKDGKGGESESVANSFTTRNLNIPDTPVTANAAFPVRDDHSSAVFDNKLWVIGGGTSIDLKNDVWYSEDGINWVEATSAAAFAKRWVHGTAVFDNKLWVIGGQAVNGLKNDVWYSEDGINWTEATPAADFSPRWFHTVEVFDNKLWVIGGHDGDKKNDVWFSENGVDWTEATSTAGFSKRWVHTSAVFDNKLWVIGGEDDNGKMNDVWFSTDGTSWAQATLEAGFSKRWRHATTVYDNKLWVIGGEDDINGFKNDIWSSYDGKNWTIAPPQPAFPVRIDHIAENFDNKLWIIAGIAGIGTSKNDVWAMD, encoded by the coding sequence ATGAAAAATAAGGCAAAGTCTAGGTGCAATGCACTTGTGGGCATGATATTTTTAACATTGCTGTTATCGTGCAGCAACGACGATGGGGGCAATGAGCCGCCCCAAGCGGAGAACAGCCCGCCCGAGGCCTTTGACCTGATCGGGGTCACCGACAATGCTGTGGGCGTTGACGTTACACCTACCTTCAGCTGGCAAGCGGCCAACGACCCCGATGGCGATTCGGTAAGTTACGATCTGTACCTGGGTACCGAAACTGAGCCAAACACCTTGTTTGCCGAAAATATAAGTAGTACTTCTTTTACGGTACAGAACCGTTTGTCACTGATTACAGAATATCACTGGAAAGTCGTGGCAAAGGACGGTAAAGGCGGTGAATCGGAAAGTGTGGCCAATAGCTTCACCACACGCAATCTAAATATTCCAGATACCCCAGTAACGGCCAATGCTGCTTTTCCAGTAAGGGATGATCATTCCTCTGCAGTTTTCGATAACAAGCTGTGGGTAATTGGCGGAGGTACTTCCATCGACCTAAAAAACGATGTTTGGTACAGTGAGGACGGCATTAATTGGGTTGAGGCCACTTCGGCAGCCGCTTTTGCGAAAAGATGGGTGCATGGTACGGCAGTCTTTGACAACAAGCTCTGGGTCATTGGTGGTCAAGCGGTCAATGGCCTTAAGAACGATGTGTGGTATAGTGAAGATGGAATCAATTGGACCGAAGCCACCCCTGCAGCAGATTTTTCGCCAAGATGGTTCCATACAGTTGAAGTTTTTGATAACAAGCTCTGGGTCATTGGCGGCCATGATGGTGACAAAAAGAACGATGTATGGTTCAGCGAAAATGGAGTTGATTGGACTGAAGCCACCTCAACCGCTGGTTTTTCAAAAAGATGGGTGCACACTAGTGCAGTCTTCGACAACAAATTATGGGTCATTGGAGGAGAAGATGACAATGGAAAAATGAATGATGTCTGGTTCAGCACCGATGGTACAAGTTGGGCCCAAGCCACACTCGAAGCCGGTTTTTCAAAAAGATGGAGGCACGCTACTACGGTTTATGACAACAAGCTCTGGGTCATTGGCGGTGAGGACGATATCAACGGTTTTAAAAATGATATTTGGTCCAGTTATGATGGCAAGAATTGGACAATCGCACCACCTCAACCAGCTTTTCCGGTACGAATTGACCATATTGCTGAGAATTTTGACAACAAGCTGTGGATTATTGCGGGAATTGCAGGAATTGGAACCTCAAAGAATGATGTCTGGGCGATGGACTGA
- the hflX gene encoding GTPase HflX produces the protein MLEERNIALEKTVLIGIINQSQNAEKVAEYLDELEFLTYTAGGEVVKRFVQRMEVPNPKTFIGSGKMEEVQRFVKENEVGAVIFDDELTPAQQNNIEKILRCKILDRTGLILDIFAQRAQTSYARTQVELAQYEYLLPRLTGLWTHLERQRGGIGMRGPGETEIETDRRIVRDRIALLKKKLAKIDKQMETQRGNRGSLVRVALVGYTNVGKSTLMNVISKSDVFAENKLFATLDTTVRKVVIGNLPFLLSDTVGFIRKLPTQLVESFKSTLDEVREADMLLHVVDISHPNFEEHIESVNQILDEIGSADKKTIMVFNKIDLYRPETIDEDDLTTEKTSAHLTLEEWQKTWYNRVGDDVLFISALNKENLDEFRKKVYDAVREIHVSRFPYNNFLYPEHLEE, from the coding sequence ATGCTGGAAGAAAGAAACATAGCCCTTGAGAAGACCGTTCTGATCGGTATCATCAACCAATCACAAAACGCAGAAAAGGTGGCGGAATACCTTGATGAGCTCGAGTTTTTAACCTATACCGCCGGTGGCGAAGTGGTAAAACGCTTTGTTCAGCGCATGGAGGTGCCCAATCCGAAAACCTTTATAGGCAGTGGCAAAATGGAAGAGGTACAGCGTTTCGTGAAAGAAAATGAGGTTGGTGCCGTCATATTTGACGACGAGCTTACCCCGGCCCAACAGAACAACATCGAAAAAATACTGCGCTGCAAAATCTTGGACCGTACAGGGCTTATCCTTGATATTTTTGCGCAAAGGGCACAGACCAGTTACGCCCGCACCCAGGTTGAACTGGCCCAGTACGAATACCTGTTGCCGCGCCTTACGGGACTGTGGACACACCTTGAGCGCCAGCGTGGTGGTATTGGGATGCGCGGCCCCGGTGAGACCGAAATCGAGACTGACCGCCGTATTGTTCGCGACCGTATCGCCCTTCTGAAAAAGAAACTGGCCAAAATAGACAAGCAGATGGAGACCCAACGGGGCAACCGTGGATCTTTGGTCCGCGTGGCACTTGTGGGTTACACCAACGTGGGTAAATCGACCTTGATGAACGTCATCAGCAAAAGTGATGTCTTTGCCGAGAATAAACTCTTTGCCACCCTGGATACCACCGTTCGAAAAGTGGTCATCGGCAACCTGCCCTTTTTGCTCAGCGATACGGTTGGTTTTATCAGAAAGCTGCCCACGCAACTCGTAGAGAGCTTTAAAAGTACGTTGGACGAGGTACGTGAAGCGGATATGCTCTTGCATGTGGTCGATATTTCCCACCCCAACTTTGAGGAACATATCGAATCGGTCAACCAAATTCTCGATGAGATCGGAAGTGCCGACAAAAAGACCATTATGGTCTTCAACAAGATAGACCTGTACCGGCCCGAGACCATCGATGAAGATGACCTGACCACCGAAAAAACATCAGCGCACCTTACCCTGGAAGAATGGCAAAAAACGTGGTACAACAGGGTGGGCGACGATGTGCTTTTTATTTCGGCCCTGAACAAAGAAAACCTTGACGAGTTTAGAAAAAAAGTCTATGATGCCGTTCGTGAAATCCATGTCAGCCGGTTTCCGTACAATAATTTTTTGTACCCTGAACATTTGGAAGAATAA
- a CDS encoding endonuclease/exonuclease/phosphatase family protein has product MSKKPPHSNHCTVAFYNLENFFDAVNDPDTLDDDFTPKGFKKWTQRRFEKKSRKLAKAISRIGWDETHRPPVIVGVAEVENHQVIEWLLGQKPLSEWAYGFVHVDSPDERGIDTALLYDKGHFEVLEAEAIPLLIDNVNGERDLTRDILYVKGRLHGEKVHVFVNHWPSRRDGADETQYKRIEAAQVIINKIIDIDDEEANFIVMGDFNDDPNAPSIDLMMQTGKFINPWRKVLSPISGSANYKGKWSLFDQILLSHSFLNHQPGTHSFVKAAVFSPRLLKEWKGPYQGKPFRTFVGRKYLGGYSDHFPVYVIFKQH; this is encoded by the coding sequence ATGTCAAAAAAACCTCCCCATAGCAACCATTGTACGGTAGCCTTTTACAATCTTGAAAACTTCTTTGACGCTGTCAACGACCCAGATACCCTTGATGACGATTTTACCCCAAAAGGCTTTAAGAAATGGACACAACGACGCTTTGAGAAAAAATCCAGAAAACTGGCCAAGGCCATTTCTAGGATTGGGTGGGACGAAACACATCGCCCTCCGGTCATTGTAGGGGTGGCCGAGGTTGAAAACCATCAGGTCATCGAGTGGCTGCTGGGGCAGAAACCCCTTTCTGAATGGGCGTATGGTTTTGTCCACGTTGACTCCCCCGACGAGCGGGGCATTGACACGGCCCTGCTGTACGATAAAGGGCATTTCGAGGTGCTGGAGGCCGAGGCCATACCCTTGTTGATTGATAATGTGAACGGGGAACGCGATCTAACACGCGATATTCTCTACGTTAAAGGACGGTTGCACGGTGAAAAAGTGCATGTTTTTGTAAACCACTGGCCCTCTAGGCGCGACGGGGCAGATGAGACCCAATACAAACGAATTGAGGCCGCCCAGGTTATCATAAACAAAATCATCGATATCGATGACGAAGAGGCCAATTTTATAGTGATGGGCGATTTCAACGATGACCCCAATGCCCCGAGCATCGATCTGATGATGCAGACGGGAAAGTTCATCAACCCGTGGCGCAAGGTGCTATCGCCAATCAGTGGCAGTGCCAATTACAAGGGCAAGTGGAGCCTTTTTGACCAAATCTTGCTCTCGCACAGTTTTTTGAACCATCAGCCGGGCACCCATAGTTTTGTAAAAGCAGCGGTTTTTTCGCCCCGATTGCTGAAAGAATGGAAGGGCCCATACCAGGGCAAACCTTTTAGAACCTTTGTCGGAAGAAAGTATCTGGGAGGGTATAGCGACCACTTTCCCGTATATGTCATTTTTAAGCAGCATTAA
- a CDS encoding S8 family serine peptidase, which yields MDYKYTVSRTVQIVLFASVLFCTAQLSAQSKDHKKFIQSANKAKEIQTLASKMRADYDAKHIRLQQFAKENGLPMTEKLSDGTVVSLQDIGVDGTPLFYTTFMDPTSKVSRANELYAGGNLNLDLDGRGLQVGVWDAGIALTSHQEFGARAIKGDAVDEVSAHATMVTGTLISSGVNKKAKGVAFAAEALTHDWTRDKVEVIETAAQGMLLSNHSYGIKSDRVPDWYFGSYIKVSQEWDEIMYNAPYYLMVTAAGNAQNSYDNEVPVYGKAKDGFDLLLGFAVSKNGITVAGANTRIDDKGELKSATVASYSSFGPVDDGRIKPDLAGDGTAVFAASSYGNQSYDSSTGTSMATPGVTGSLLLLQQYHEQLYGTYMKAATLKGLALHTADDVAAAGPDYKMGWGVLNVKKAAEVLKNKEYSSIVNEATLTNGEVYTITVKADGNQPLLASISWTDPKGEFVNRGNLNDATAALTNDLDIRITKDGKTYFPWKLNPAKAADKAIKGDNLVDPYERIDIGDAAGEYTITVTHKGNLVNGAQDFSLIVSGAELTQCRVVAPNGLQLTSATEAVAKFGWDAAEDTLFEIQYKEKGQTEWVTGHTWENTWNIPDLEKGKTYEMRLRAVCTENLVSEFSDVLEFMFNGEATEQTLAYEPLSYPTELSISLYPNPAVNELTVNAELSSDAEFSVVTVSGNIIKKGKINGAINVSDLSSGLYVLMVQDHSGLKSSKFYKN from the coding sequence ATGGACTACAAATATACTGTCTCGCGGACCGTACAAATCGTCCTCTTTGCAAGTGTACTTTTCTGCACGGCACAGTTGAGCGCTCAGTCCAAAGATCACAAGAAATTTATTCAATCGGCCAATAAAGCCAAAGAAATTCAGACCCTCGCTTCAAAGATGCGGGCAGATTATGACGCCAAACACATCAGGCTTCAACAATTTGCCAAAGAAAACGGGCTGCCCATGACAGAAAAATTGAGTGATGGTACCGTGGTTTCGTTGCAAGACATTGGTGTCGATGGCACCCCTCTTTTTTATACCACCTTTATGGATCCCACCAGCAAGGTGTCTAGGGCCAATGAGCTGTATGCAGGTGGAAACTTGAACCTGGACCTCGACGGACGCGGTTTGCAAGTAGGTGTTTGGGATGCCGGTATTGCCCTGACCAGCCACCAAGAGTTCGGGGCCAGAGCGATAAAAGGCGATGCCGTCGATGAAGTAAGTGCACATGCCACCATGGTCACAGGCACCCTAATTTCATCAGGGGTCAACAAAAAGGCAAAGGGTGTGGCCTTTGCAGCAGAGGCACTTACACATGACTGGACCCGTGACAAGGTTGAGGTCATTGAGACAGCTGCGCAAGGGATGTTGTTGTCGAACCATTCGTACGGTATAAAATCTGACCGGGTGCCCGATTGGTATTTTGGTTCCTATATCAAGGTTTCACAAGAGTGGGACGAGATTATGTACAACGCCCCCTATTATTTAATGGTAACGGCAGCGGGAAATGCCCAGAACTCTTATGACAACGAGGTGCCTGTTTACGGCAAGGCAAAAGATGGATTTGACCTTTTATTGGGCTTTGCCGTTTCAAAAAATGGCATCACTGTTGCCGGCGCCAATACTAGAATTGATGATAAAGGCGAACTAAAAAGTGCGACGGTTGCCTCCTATAGCAGTTTTGGCCCCGTGGATGATGGGCGCATCAAACCTGATTTGGCCGGGGACGGTACCGCTGTTTTTGCCGCCAGTTCATACGGCAACCAAAGCTATGACAGTTCAACAGGCACCTCAATGGCCACTCCGGGAGTAACCGGTTCACTGTTGTTGTTGCAACAATACCACGAGCAGCTGTACGGCACTTATATGAAGGCCGCCACCTTAAAAGGATTGGCGCTGCACACGGCCGATGATGTGGCCGCTGCCGGTCCTGATTATAAAATGGGTTGGGGGGTATTGAATGTTAAAAAGGCTGCGGAAGTATTGAAGAACAAAGAATATAGCAGTATTGTCAATGAAGCAACATTGACCAATGGCGAGGTCTATACCATAACCGTTAAAGCTGATGGCAACCAACCATTGTTGGCCTCAATATCGTGGACCGACCCTAAGGGTGAATTTGTTAACCGTGGTAATCTGAATGATGCCACCGCTGCCCTTACCAACGATCTTGATATTCGTATCACCAAGGACGGAAAAACCTACTTTCCATGGAAATTGAATCCTGCGAAGGCGGCCGACAAAGCCATAAAAGGTGATAACCTGGTCGACCCTTACGAGCGTATCGACATTGGTGATGCTGCAGGTGAATACACGATAACCGTAACGCACAAAGGCAACCTAGTTAACGGTGCGCAAGATTTTTCATTGATCGTGTCTGGGGCCGAGTTGACCCAATGTAGGGTCGTAGCCCCCAACGGCTTGCAGTTGACCTCGGCGACCGAAGCCGTTGCCAAATTTGGATGGGATGCCGCCGAAGACACCCTCTTCGAAATCCAGTACAAAGAAAAGGGGCAAACGGAATGGGTTACAGGTCACACTTGGGAGAATACTTGGAACATTCCCGATCTTGAAAAGGGCAAGACCTATGAAATGCGACTGCGTGCCGTCTGTACCGAGAACTTGGTTTCAGAATTCAGCGATGTGCTTGAATTTATGTTCAATGGAGAGGCTACCGAGCAGACCTTGGCCTATGAGCCCTTGTCGTACCCTACTGAGCTGAGTATATCGTTATATCCCAACCCTGCGGTGAATGAGTTGACAGTGAACGCAGAATTGTCTTCAGATGCCGAGTTTTCGGTGGTGACCGTATCGGGCAATATCATCAAAAAAGGAAAGATAAACGGGGCCATCAACGTTTCTGACCTTTCCTCAGGGCTATATGTTTTGATGGTGCAAGACCATTCAGGACTCAAAAGCTCGAAATTCTATAAAAACTGA
- a CDS encoding glyoxalase/bleomycin resistance/extradiol dioxygenase family protein translates to MNNNTKFLEMVPVLPSQDIERDVAWHQKYTGFEKIFGDHMYAGLRRDNLYMHLQWHADTEDDPLLGGSVAKIFVEDIRPVFQEFVQRGTIKKEKLRMDTAWGTHEFGFYDLNQNAIFVVQDV, encoded by the coding sequence ATGAACAACAACACCAAGTTTCTTGAAATGGTTCCGGTACTTCCCTCGCAAGACATTGAACGTGATGTGGCCTGGCACCAAAAATACACCGGTTTTGAAAAAATTTTTGGTGATCATATGTATGCCGGGCTCAGGCGAGACAACCTCTACATGCATTTACAATGGCATGCTGATACCGAAGACGACCCTTTGTTGGGTGGCTCGGTCGCCAAGATATTTGTGGAAGACATCAGGCCTGTGTTTCAAGAGTTTGTTCAACGGGGTACCATCAAAAAAGAAAAGCTTAGAATGGATACCGCATGGGGCACACATGAATTCGGTTTTTACGACCTGAACCAAAACGCCATTTTTGTGGTGCAGGACGTTTGA
- a CDS encoding 3'-5' exonuclease, which yields MLYKLNLENILFLDIETVPQEENYAQLEPEKQMLWEHKTQYQRKDEITAEEFYERAGIWAEFGKIVCISVGFFAFDGDDRSFRVTSYHGAETDILKSFKNLLIEHFGQAKHLLCAHNGKEFDFPYIARRMLINGMKLPYKLDLFGKKPWEVPHLDTMELWKFGDYKHFTSLKLLANVLGIPSPKEDMDGSMVRQVYYDEKDLDRIVTYCELDVVTTAQVFLRLRGETLLANSEIKKV from the coding sequence ATGCTGTACAAATTGAACTTGGAAAACATTCTGTTCTTGGATATCGAGACCGTGCCGCAAGAAGAAAATTACGCCCAGCTCGAGCCCGAAAAACAAATGCTCTGGGAACACAAGACCCAGTACCAGCGCAAAGATGAAATTACAGCAGAGGAGTTTTACGAGCGGGCGGGCATCTGGGCAGAGTTTGGTAAGATTGTCTGTATTTCCGTTGGGTTTTTCGCCTTCGATGGCGATGACAGAAGTTTTCGGGTGACCTCGTACCACGGAGCCGAAACAGATATCTTAAAGTCGTTTAAAAATTTGCTCATCGAACACTTTGGCCAGGCCAAACACCTTTTATGCGCTCATAACGGAAAGGAATTTGATTTTCCGTACATCGCCAGAAGAATGTTGATAAACGGCATGAAACTGCCCTACAAGCTTGATCTTTTCGGGAAAAAACCATGGGAAGTACCACATTTGGATACGATGGAGCTTTGGAAATTTGGTGATTACAAGCATTTCACCTCTTTGAAACTACTCGCCAACGTACTGGGCATCCCCTCCCCGAAAGAAGACATGGACGGTAGCATGGTGCGGCAGGTCTATTATGACGAAAAAGATTTGGATAGGATTGTGACCTACTGTGAACTCGATGTGGTGACCACCGCACAGGTGTTTTTGCGATTACGCGGCGAGACACTTCTAGCGAACAGCGAAATCAAAAAGGTATGA
- a CDS encoding methylated-DNA--[protein]-cysteine S-methyltransferase, which produces METAYVKTPIGTAEIKGDKNGVASITVFDEEKTDHHILPEVLEDAVYQLKEYFEGTRKQFDLKLNPEGTNFQKKVWNALLQIPYGKTISYLDLSKRLGDVKAIRAVAAANGQNPLWIVVPCHRVIGSNGDLTGYAGGLHRKKWLLQHESPVKQQSLF; this is translated from the coding sequence ATGGAAACCGCCTATGTCAAAACTCCCATCGGCACTGCTGAAATAAAAGGGGACAAAAACGGGGTGGCCTCGATTACCGTGTTCGATGAAGAAAAAACCGATCACCATATACTACCCGAAGTGTTGGAAGATGCCGTATACCAGCTGAAAGAGTATTTTGAGGGTACCCGGAAGCAATTCGACCTAAAGCTCAATCCAGAGGGCACCAATTTTCAAAAAAAAGTATGGAACGCACTATTGCAAATACCCTACGGAAAAACCATTTCTTATTTGGACCTCTCCAAACGATTGGGCGATGTAAAGGCCATTAGGGCCGTGGCCGCTGCCAATGGGCAAAACCCATTGTGGATCGTGGTGCCCTGCCACCGGGTCATCGGAAGCAATGGCGACCTCACCGGCTATGCCGGGGGGCTGCACCGCAAAAAATGGCTATTGCAACATGAAAGCCCCGTAAAGCAGCAGTCGTTGTTTTAG